In Polynucleobacter sp. es-EL-1, the following are encoded in one genomic region:
- a CDS encoding FAD-binding and (Fe-S)-binding domain-containing protein, whose protein sequence is MGGISQWEQLNVELTAALGSSVHFDTAHQAVYASEASNYRQIPIGVVTPRNTEEFIKGIEICHRNHAPVLMRGAGTSMNGQTVNNAVVFDISKYCNHILSLDPTAGSAVVEPGVICDSLRDAAEVYGLTFAPDPSTHSRCTLGGMVANNSCGAHSVMAGKTLENTEALEILTYDGERFWVGPTSDQELEEIIAAGGRKAQIYSDLLNLRNRYADLIRARFPNIKRRVSGYNLDQLLPENGFNVARALVGTEGTCALTLAAKVRLVKSPAKRVVLVLGFDDIYLAGDAVPEYQSFNPIAIEGLDYKIIRGLQQRNLAKAEIDLLPAGNAWVVVEFGDDTLEGAIAQAERAQEYFKNRTKGPRPSSWLVPDPLLQKRIWSIRENGASATHLSIDPNSPDPVVGWEDAAVDPTRLGEYLRAFQKLVDSYGYETSLYGHFGDGCIHARITFNLRTAEGVTQFRSFIRDAATLVVAFGGSLTGEHGDGQARAEFLPIMFGEELMEAMHEFKRIWDPQNRLNPGKVVHPYRVDENLRMGPEYKVVNIKTRLNFLSQEGNGFQRAVERCVGMGKCRSEKVGTMCPSYRATKEERFSTRGRSRLFWEMLQGEVITDGWESRELKEALDTCLSCKGCKSDCPAHVDMASYKAEFLSHYHEKNTRPRQALTMGRIGDWAPWASQFSWLINGVMQTPILSSVAKWIGGVAQERSLPKFASQSFRKQFNKAGSNSVGQKKVILWVDTFCEHFHPEVANAAVEVLGHAGFEATLPKTPLCCGRPLYDFGYLDLAKQKLATILDAIGSEIQADENAPIAVVGLEPGCMSVFKDELLKFFPDDPRAKRLASNTYLLGDFLHEQGYVPPPLDCDILVHSHCHQKSLFGTKGDVALLSALGAKANFIDSGCCGMAGSFGFNPEHVELSKAVGELVLLPAIRSANQDTIILTNGFSCREQIEQETGRKVKHLAELLQMAHQSQSKV, encoded by the coding sequence ATGGGTGGTATTTCTCAGTGGGAGCAGCTCAATGTTGAGTTAACAGCTGCTTTAGGGAGTTCGGTACATTTTGATACCGCTCATCAGGCAGTGTATGCCTCTGAGGCGTCCAATTATCGCCAGATTCCGATCGGGGTAGTAACACCAAGAAATACTGAAGAATTTATTAAAGGTATTGAGATCTGCCATCGCAACCATGCGCCTGTATTGATGCGTGGTGCTGGTACCTCAATGAATGGGCAGACGGTCAATAATGCGGTCGTATTTGATATCTCCAAGTATTGCAACCATATTCTGTCTTTAGATCCTACTGCTGGTTCTGCAGTGGTGGAACCAGGGGTGATTTGTGATTCCTTGAGAGATGCGGCTGAAGTGTATGGCTTAACTTTTGCCCCCGATCCATCGACCCATAGTCGCTGCACGCTAGGTGGCATGGTTGCCAATAACTCTTGCGGTGCTCATTCAGTAATGGCGGGCAAGACGCTTGAAAATACCGAAGCACTTGAAATCTTGACCTATGACGGAGAGCGTTTTTGGGTTGGCCCAACATCAGATCAAGAGCTGGAAGAAATTATTGCGGCTGGTGGTCGAAAGGCTCAGATCTATAGTGATCTTCTCAATTTACGAAATCGCTATGCCGATTTAATTCGGGCGCGTTTCCCAAATATCAAGCGTCGGGTATCTGGCTATAACCTTGATCAACTCCTTCCTGAAAATGGTTTTAACGTAGCACGAGCTCTCGTTGGCACTGAAGGTACTTGCGCATTAACGCTTGCTGCAAAAGTGAGGTTAGTAAAGAGCCCAGCCAAACGCGTTGTGCTTGTATTGGGCTTTGACGATATTTATCTGGCTGGCGATGCTGTACCCGAATACCAAAGCTTTAATCCGATTGCGATTGAAGGCTTGGATTACAAAATTATTCGTGGCTTGCAGCAGCGCAATTTAGCGAAGGCTGAGATTGATTTGTTACCGGCTGGTAATGCTTGGGTGGTAGTCGAGTTTGGCGATGACACTCTGGAGGGCGCGATTGCTCAAGCTGAGCGCGCACAGGAGTACTTTAAAAACAGGACAAAAGGCCCAAGGCCATCTTCTTGGTTGGTGCCAGATCCGCTATTGCAAAAACGCATTTGGTCGATTCGGGAGAATGGTGCTTCTGCTACCCATCTTTCAATCGATCCCAACTCGCCAGACCCTGTTGTTGGTTGGGAGGATGCAGCAGTAGATCCAACGCGTTTGGGTGAGTATCTACGGGCTTTTCAAAAGCTGGTAGATTCATATGGATATGAAACCTCTTTATATGGCCACTTTGGTGATGGCTGTATTCATGCACGCATTACGTTTAATTTGCGCACGGCAGAAGGTGTTACACAATTTAGATCCTTTATTCGGGATGCAGCCACTCTCGTTGTTGCGTTTGGCGGTTCATTAACCGGTGAGCATGGTGATGGTCAAGCCAGAGCTGAGTTTTTGCCGATCATGTTTGGTGAAGAGCTGATGGAGGCTATGCATGAGTTCAAGCGTATTTGGGATCCGCAGAATCGACTCAACCCTGGAAAAGTAGTTCACCCCTACCGTGTTGATGAAAATCTGCGTATGGGTCCAGAGTACAAAGTAGTCAATATCAAAACCCGTCTGAATTTTTTAAGTCAAGAAGGAAATGGATTCCAAAGAGCGGTTGAGCGCTGTGTTGGAATGGGTAAATGCCGCAGTGAGAAGGTGGGTACGATGTGCCCAAGTTATCGAGCAACAAAGGAAGAGCGCTTTTCCACCCGAGGCCGCTCAAGACTATTTTGGGAAATGTTGCAGGGCGAAGTCATTACTGATGGTTGGGAGAGTCGGGAGCTCAAAGAGGCGCTGGATACCTGCTTGTCTTGTAAAGGATGTAAGTCTGATTGCCCAGCCCACGTTGACATGGCTTCTTATAAGGCCGAATTCCTTTCTCACTATCATGAAAAAAATACGAGACCACGTCAAGCCTTAACGATGGGGCGTATTGGTGACTGGGCACCATGGGCTAGCCAGTTTTCCTGGTTGATTAACGGTGTGATGCAAACGCCAATTCTCTCCAGTGTTGCTAAATGGATTGGTGGCGTAGCGCAAGAGCGCAGTCTACCGAAGTTCGCATCTCAATCTTTCAGAAAGCAATTTAATAAGGCGGGTAGTAATTCGGTAGGCCAGAAAAAAGTCATTCTCTGGGTTGATACTTTCTGTGAGCACTTTCATCCAGAAGTTGCTAATGCAGCTGTGGAGGTCTTGGGGCATGCTGGTTTTGAAGCAACACTACCAAAAACCCCTTTATGTTGTGGTCGACCACTCTATGATTTTGGCTATCTTGATTTAGCCAAGCAAAAGCTAGCTACTATATTGGATGCCATTGGTAGTGAGATTCAAGCTGATGAGAATGCGCCAATTGCCGTAGTTGGTCTAGAGCCTGGTTGTATGTCGGTCTTTAAAGATGAGTTGCTGAAGTTCTTCCCGGATGACCCGAGGGCCAAGCGCTTGGCATCAAATACCTATTTGCTGGGGGATTTCTTGCATGAACAGGGCTATGTTCCTCCGCCATTAGATTGCGATATTTTGGTTCATTCCCATTGCCACCAGAAGTCCCTATTTGGTACTAAGGGCGATGTCGCGCTTTTAAGTGCTTTAGGTGCTAAAGCCAATTTTATTGATAGCGGTTGTTGCGGTATGGCAGGCTCTTTTGGCTTTAATCCAGAGCATGTGGAGCTATCCAAAGCCGTTGGTGAATTAGTGCTTTTACCCGCAATTCGTTCTGCCAATCAAGACACCATCATTCTGACTAATGGATTTAGTTGTCGCGAACAAATTGAACAAGAAACAGGCCGAAAAGTGAAGCATTTGGCTGAGCTTTTACAGATGGCGCATCAATCTCAATCCAAGGTCTAA
- a CDS encoding efflux RND transporter periplasmic adaptor subunit, producing the protein MDRTNREWKAMKDELKVFVEKCQGWYSQYLVLAKVYAKQGVDLVIKAQDDLYNFTHQWFTAHLPKVATEYDKSPKWAQKGLFYLPWFCLFLIILNYFNVFDRSPVIKSVQDPNIVIVNDDLRGMVKDGEVDIGSFVEELRASGRVDFNEQFLSRIGANVTGRVSEILAIPGQMVKQGDILAKITSTELTQSQLAYLKAKSASQLADQAANRARILYKEDVIALAELQKREAEASSAKAEYRAANDQLRVQGMDQPSIDRLAKSGVIESINNVIATIPGEIVERKINKGQVVQPADALFTVADLNTLWAVSEIPESNSYLIHKGQKVNLIIPALRNAQIEGVVAHVDSIVNPQTRTVVVRMEVPNKDGLIKPGMLATMMIESQPTEKLLVPSSAVIREDNHDYVFVKEDDETYRMMAVKLGPEGKGYRPVISGLKEGQNIAVDGAFHLNAERKRQLSGG; encoded by the coding sequence ATGGATCGCACAAATAGAGAGTGGAAAGCAATGAAGGATGAGTTGAAGGTCTTCGTCGAGAAGTGTCAGGGTTGGTACTCCCAATATTTAGTATTAGCAAAGGTCTATGCTAAACAGGGAGTAGATCTGGTCATCAAAGCGCAAGATGATTTATACAACTTCACGCATCAGTGGTTTACTGCCCACTTGCCCAAAGTTGCAACAGAGTATGACAAGAGTCCGAAATGGGCGCAAAAAGGATTGTTCTATCTTCCTTGGTTTTGTTTATTCCTCATTATTCTGAATTACTTCAACGTCTTTGATAGAAGTCCAGTGATTAAGTCTGTGCAGGATCCTAATATCGTGATTGTGAATGATGACTTGCGAGGCATGGTTAAGGATGGAGAGGTTGATATCGGTTCATTTGTGGAGGAATTGCGTGCCTCTGGCCGCGTGGATTTTAATGAGCAGTTTCTCTCACGTATTGGCGCCAATGTAACGGGGCGCGTCTCAGAAATTTTGGCAATTCCTGGTCAAATGGTGAAGCAGGGCGATATTCTGGCAAAGATTACTTCTACAGAGCTGACCCAGTCTCAGTTGGCCTATCTCAAGGCTAAGAGTGCCAGTCAATTGGCAGATCAAGCCGCCAATCGCGCCAGAATTCTTTATAAAGAAGATGTGATCGCGTTGGCAGAGCTTCAGAAGCGCGAGGCTGAGGCAAGCAGTGCTAAAGCAGAGTATCGGGCAGCTAATGATCAGCTTCGAGTTCAGGGTATGGATCAACCTAGTATTGATCGCCTAGCTAAATCTGGCGTCATTGAGTCTATTAATAATGTGATTGCGACGATTCCCGGCGAAATTGTGGAGAGAAAGATTAATAAAGGTCAGGTGGTGCAGCCGGCTGATGCGCTGTTTACAGTGGCTGACTTAAATACCTTATGGGCTGTGTCTGAGATTCCGGAGAGTAACTCCTACTTGATTCATAAAGGCCAGAAGGTAAACCTAATTATTCCTGCTTTACGTAATGCGCAGATCGAAGGTGTAGTTGCTCATGTTGATTCGATTGTGAACCCTCAAACGCGTACGGTAGTGGTGCGCATGGAAGTCCCCAATAAAGATGGATTGATTAAGCCTGGAATGTTGGCCACGATGATGATCGAGAGTCAGCCAACAGAAAAATTACTGGTGCCCTCAAGCGCTGTTATTCGCGAAGACAATCATGACTATGTTTTTGTTAAAGAAGATGATGAAACCTATCGCATGATGGCAGTTAAGCTTGGCCCAGAAGGAAAAGGATATCGTCCAGTCATATCCGGTTTAAAGGAGGGTCAAAACATCGCAGTCGATGGCGCCTTCCATTTGAATGCGGAACGTAAGAGACAGTTGAGCGGTGGTTAA
- a CDS encoding TolC family protein: MKYSHQASLLGGATTICALLWWVNRTLDSKKQDNPPFTPNHSISMGFIRNFAAVLLGLALSVNVFAQAPKQLTINELITMALESNPQVLAARDQSKAVKGQLSTARAIPNPEFEVNTGQQKSATGPLTTGNVSSWSVTQPLDMPYTRFPRVNAAEANVRAAEAGRVAFEIEMISKVQQRFYELMRREAELKAAQEDLDLTKQIRDRMQVRYDVGETARFELIRAQTEFLNAQINTESSKLRVEQAKSQLRQAVGHKLPAEYEVVSQIPKLETLPPLPVLLSELQAQSPELQKAKAEVEATESRLSFEQNSRLPKLSFKAQQYNDPNFTDRLYGLVVSIPIWDFKGGQIAEAEANASRAKNQLNAQSQSLEQQLETAYKLYQMSSYQVKILDQEVVQLAGSARRIAEVSYRYGERGMLEYLDAQRTFRLARNDLIKARFDLASVVTEIQRLRATPEWIAQIESGKQ, encoded by the coding sequence TTGAAATACTCGCATCAGGCTTCGCTTTTAGGCGGGGCAACTACAATTTGCGCACTACTTTGGTGGGTGAATCGCACTTTAGACAGTAAAAAGCAGGATAATCCTCCTTTTACGCCGAATCACTCGATCTCTATGGGATTCATCCGTAACTTTGCTGCAGTTTTGCTGGGCCTTGCGCTTTCAGTTAATGTATTTGCACAAGCGCCAAAACAGCTCACCATCAATGAGCTCATTACGATGGCTCTTGAATCCAACCCGCAGGTATTAGCCGCAAGAGATCAATCAAAAGCGGTTAAGGGCCAGCTGTCAACAGCGCGAGCTATTCCCAATCCGGAGTTTGAAGTCAATACAGGCCAGCAAAAATCTGCTACGGGTCCTTTGACCACAGGCAATGTATCGTCCTGGTCAGTTACTCAGCCTTTAGATATGCCGTACACCCGCTTTCCAAGAGTGAATGCCGCAGAAGCAAACGTGAGGGCAGCGGAAGCGGGACGAGTGGCATTTGAAATCGAAATGATTTCAAAAGTTCAACAACGTTTTTACGAGTTGATGCGTCGTGAGGCTGAACTCAAAGCGGCCCAAGAAGATCTTGATTTAACGAAGCAGATTCGTGATCGCATGCAGGTGCGTTATGACGTCGGAGAAACGGCTCGCTTTGAACTCATTCGCGCTCAAACGGAATTTCTCAATGCTCAAATTAATACCGAATCAAGCAAGCTTCGTGTTGAGCAAGCTAAGAGTCAATTAAGACAAGCGGTAGGGCATAAATTACCCGCAGAATATGAAGTAGTCTCTCAGATTCCAAAACTAGAGACTCTACCGCCTTTACCCGTACTGCTTAGTGAGCTACAGGCACAAAGTCCTGAATTACAAAAAGCGAAGGCAGAAGTAGAGGCAACAGAGTCACGACTCAGTTTTGAGCAAAACTCCCGTTTGCCTAAACTCTCATTTAAGGCGCAGCAATATAACGACCCTAACTTTACAGATCGCCTCTATGGTTTAGTGGTGAGTATTCCAATTTGGGATTTTAAGGGCGGTCAAATTGCTGAGGCAGAAGCCAATGCATCTAGAGCGAAAAATCAACTCAATGCCCAAAGTCAAAGTTTGGAACAGCAATTAGAGACTGCTTACAAGTTGTATCAAATGAGTAGTTATCAGGTAAAAATTTTGGATCAAGAAGTGGTGCAGTTAGCGGGCAGTGCGCGTCGTATCGCAGAAGTGTCTTATCGCTATGGTGAGCGAGGCATGCTCGAGTATTTAGATGCGCAAAGAACATTTCGCTTGGCTCGTAATGATTTGATTAAAGCCCGTTTTGACTTGGCTTCAGTTGTCACGGAGATTCAGCGTTTAAGAGCGACCCCAGAATGGATCGCACAAATAGAGAGTGGAAAGCAATGA
- a CDS encoding haloacid dehalogenase type II, with translation MNTKPKVLAFDVFGTVVDWHGSIAHEIRRLNLPADPEAFATAWRKGYRPAMARVRSGELPWTKIDDLHRMILNDVLKQFEITTLAEPEIRHLNLIWHRLTPWPEVVEGLKKLKSQFTLVTLSNGNLGLLANMAKNAGLPWDLILSAEVFRHYKPDPETYLGVAQTFDIPPEEVMLVASHKDDLASAHACGLQTAFIERPLEFGKDHIRDDLHLESFTNYHAKDFLDLAQQLGC, from the coding sequence ATGAATACAAAACCAAAAGTTCTCGCATTTGATGTGTTTGGAACAGTCGTTGATTGGCATGGATCAATCGCTCATGAAATCAGGCGATTAAACCTACCTGCTGACCCAGAGGCTTTTGCGACTGCCTGGAGAAAGGGTTATCGACCCGCCATGGCGAGAGTTCGCTCTGGAGAGCTGCCTTGGACGAAAATTGATGATTTGCATCGCATGATTCTGAATGATGTGCTCAAGCAATTTGAGATCACCACCCTAGCCGAGCCTGAAATCCGTCACCTCAATTTGATTTGGCATCGCCTAACTCCTTGGCCAGAAGTCGTTGAAGGGCTAAAGAAGCTGAAATCACAATTCACCTTAGTAACTCTGTCCAATGGAAATCTAGGTTTACTGGCCAATATGGCCAAGAATGCTGGTCTACCTTGGGACCTCATTCTTTCTGCGGAAGTGTTTCGACACTACAAGCCCGACCCAGAGACTTATCTAGGGGTAGCGCAGACCTTCGATATTCCGCCTGAAGAGGTAATGCTAGTTGCCTCGCACAAAGATGATCTCGCCAGCGCCCATGCTTGTGGGCTACAAACTGCTTTTATTGAAAGGCCTTTGGAATTCGGCAAAGATCATATTCGAGATGACCTCCATCTAGAAAGTTTCACCAACTACCACGCAAAAGATTTTCTAGACCTTGCGCAGCAATTGGGCTGTTAA
- a CDS encoding efflux RND transporter permease subunit, whose protein sequence is MIEKIVRLSLQQRLLVVIIALVLMVAGLLATKRLSVDAFPDVTNVQVQIASEAPGRSPEEVERFVTVPIELAMTGLPGLTEMRSLNRNGISVITLVFTDKTDLYFARQLVTERLIEVASRMPIGITPVLAPPSTGLGEIYQYTLDHPSDGNRQLTVDELEERRTIQDWIVRPMLRSVPGVAEINTQGGYAREYQVLVNPERLRHYQVSLREVYEALARNNANSGGGQLPTYAERYLIRGIGLITKPEDIDKIILKEVKGIPVYVKNVAEVTIGSEIRQGAAIKNGYTESVAGIMQMIRGGNAREVVNRIKLKVAEINEGKLLPDGLQIVPFYDRTDLVNAAMFNVAKVLIEGVILVIILLFLFLGDVRSSLIVVATLILTPLLTFLVMNRYGISANLMSLGGLAIAIGIMVDGSVVVVENTFAKLGERLKAGESKNRIILEAASEVGTPVLFGVGIIILVFMPLLSLEGMEGKMFAPMAITIAIALAISLILSFTLSPALCSYILKGGSEDDTKLVARMRAPYDRWLHWSLANPKLVVKRSLMALAASLVGFVLLGKAFIPVMQEGAITPVIVRAPNISLDESIKLEFEAIKRIMTIPDVKMAVSRLGRGESPADPGQPNESDPIVTLKPLGERKLSQEEIAQQIRDKLKTLPGIELAISQPIAARVDEMVSGVRSQVAIKIFGDDLSTLQKLGAEISQILTKMKGSNDLRIEQVSGQNYLNIKIDRDAIARYGINVSDVNEVIETAIGGKQASIVYEGERRFPLMLRYPGPYRDKVDAIENIILHSPDGAQVLMRDLAEISLVDGPAQISREAGKRRLVVGVNVDGRDLGGFVKEAQDLIAKQVELPEGYTLEWGGQFENMERAMARLMIIIPLTILAIFFLLFMLFKSIRLAALIILVLPFASIGGVVGLFLTGEYLSVPAAVGFINLWGIAVLNGVVLISFIKQLRENGYSMEDALLHGCGHRFRPVMMTASVAMLALVPMLFSGGPGSEVTRPLAAVVIAGLITSTALTLLVLPVLYRWFEDKEVEA, encoded by the coding sequence ATGATTGAGAAAATAGTCCGTCTCTCCCTACAGCAGCGACTCTTAGTCGTCATCATTGCGCTGGTATTAATGGTGGCCGGTTTGCTGGCTACCAAGCGTTTATCAGTTGATGCATTTCCTGACGTCACCAATGTGCAAGTGCAGATTGCATCTGAGGCGCCTGGCCGATCTCCAGAAGAAGTGGAGCGCTTTGTCACTGTTCCCATTGAGTTGGCGATGACCGGTTTGCCTGGTCTTACTGAGATGCGCTCTCTGAATCGCAACGGTATCTCTGTCATTACCTTGGTATTTACCGATAAAACCGATCTCTACTTTGCAAGACAATTGGTGACGGAGCGCTTGATTGAGGTTGCTTCTAGAATGCCGATCGGTATTACCCCTGTTTTAGCGCCGCCTTCCACTGGTTTAGGTGAAATCTATCAATACACTTTAGATCATCCTTCCGATGGCAATAGGCAGCTCACCGTTGATGAGCTTGAAGAGCGCCGCACTATTCAAGACTGGATTGTGCGCCCGATGTTGCGCTCAGTTCCAGGGGTGGCTGAAATTAATACTCAGGGCGGATACGCTCGCGAGTATCAGGTATTGGTAAATCCCGAGCGCTTACGTCACTACCAAGTGAGTCTGCGCGAAGTTTATGAGGCCCTAGCTAGAAATAATGCGAACTCGGGTGGTGGACAGCTACCAACCTATGCCGAGCGTTATTTGATTCGTGGCATTGGCTTAATTACTAAGCCAGAGGACATTGACAAAATTATTCTCAAAGAGGTTAAAGGTATTCCGGTATATGTGAAGAACGTTGCTGAAGTGACTATTGGCAGCGAAATTCGTCAGGGTGCTGCCATTAAAAATGGTTACACCGAGAGCGTGGCAGGCATCATGCAGATGATCCGCGGTGGCAATGCCCGAGAAGTCGTTAATCGCATTAAATTAAAAGTAGCAGAGATTAATGAAGGTAAGTTATTGCCTGATGGTTTGCAGATCGTGCCTTTCTATGATCGTACTGATTTAGTGAATGCTGCCATGTTTAATGTGGCTAAGGTTTTGATCGAAGGTGTGATCCTGGTGATCATTTTGCTCTTCTTATTCCTGGGTGATGTTCGATCTTCTTTGATTGTGGTGGCGACATTGATCTTGACGCCCTTATTAACGTTCCTGGTGATGAACCGTTATGGAATATCGGCAAACTTAATGTCATTGGGCGGTCTTGCGATTGCGATCGGCATTATGGTCGATGGATCGGTGGTGGTTGTTGAGAATACCTTTGCCAAGCTGGGTGAGCGACTGAAAGCTGGTGAATCAAAGAACCGGATCATTTTGGAAGCCGCTTCTGAGGTAGGCACCCCTGTTCTTTTTGGTGTGGGCATTATTATTTTGGTGTTTATGCCACTGCTCTCTTTAGAGGGAATGGAGGGCAAAATGTTTGCCCCAATGGCAATCACCATTGCTATTGCATTAGCTATTTCTCTCATCCTCTCATTTACCTTATCGCCTGCATTGTGTTCTTACATCCTTAAGGGTGGTAGCGAGGACGATACCAAACTTGTAGCCCGTATGCGTGCACCCTATGATCGTTGGCTACATTGGAGCTTGGCCAATCCAAAACTCGTCGTCAAAAGATCATTGATGGCTTTGGCTGCCAGTTTGGTTGGCTTTGTTCTCTTGGGTAAGGCGTTTATTCCGGTGATGCAAGAGGGTGCGATTACCCCAGTGATTGTGCGTGCCCCCAATATATCTTTGGATGAGTCGATCAAATTAGAGTTTGAGGCAATCAAAAGAATCATGACCATCCCTGATGTCAAGATGGCGGTATCGCGACTAGGTCGAGGAGAGTCACCAGCAGATCCAGGTCAACCTAATGAATCGGATCCAATAGTCACCCTAAAGCCTTTGGGTGAACGTAAGCTAAGTCAAGAAGAGATTGCACAGCAAATTCGCGATAAATTAAAAACCTTGCCTGGTATTGAATTGGCAATTTCACAGCCGATTGCAGCTCGCGTTGATGAAATGGTTTCAGGAGTTAGATCCCAGGTAGCCATTAAGATTTTTGGTGACGACTTATCGACCTTGCAAAAGCTTGGCGCAGAAATCAGTCAAATACTAACCAAGATGAAGGGAAGTAATGACTTGCGAATTGAGCAAGTGTCAGGACAAAATTATCTCAACATCAAAATTGATCGAGATGCGATTGCGCGTTACGGGATCAATGTATCGGATGTCAATGAGGTCATTGAAACGGCCATTGGTGGTAAGCAGGCTAGCATTGTCTATGAAGGCGAGAGACGTTTTCCGCTGATGTTGCGCTACCCAGGCCCTTATCGTGACAAAGTCGATGCCATTGAAAATATTATCTTGCATTCACCAGATGGCGCCCAAGTACTGATGCGTGACTTAGCGGAAATTTCTTTAGTAGATGGTCCAGCACAAATATCTCGCGAGGCAGGTAAGCGTCGTTTAGTGGTCGGTGTAAACGTTGACGGACGAGATTTGGGGGGATTTGTTAAAGAAGCTCAAGATCTCATTGCCAAGCAGGTTGAGTTGCCGGAAGGGTATACCTTAGAGTGGGGTGGCCAGTTTGAAAACATGGAACGTGCGATGGCCCGTTTGATGATCATTATCCCTTTGACCATTTTGGCGATTTTCTTCTTACTCTTTATGTTGTTTAAATCGATACGATTGGCAGCACTCATCATTCTGGTGCTCCCTTTTGCATCGATAGGTGGTGTAGTCGGATTGTTCTTAACCGGAGAGTACTTATCAGTGCCTGCAGCAGTAGGGTTTATTAATCTATGGGGTATTGCTGTTTTGAATGGAGTGGTCTTGATTTCCTTTATCAAGCAGCTGCGTGAAAATGGCTACAGCATGGAGGATGCCCTATTACATGGTTGTGGCCATCGTTTTAGACCGGTCATGATGACTGCGTCTGTGGCGATGTTGGCTCTTGTGCCGATGTTATTTTCAGGGGGGCCAGGATCGGAAGTCACTCGGCCACTCGCTGCGGTAGTAATTGCTGGCCTAATTACCTCAACCGCATTAACCTTACTAGTACTCCCCGTCTTATATAGATGGTTTGAAGATAAAGAGGTGGAAGCATGA
- a CDS encoding P-II family nitrogen regulator, whose product MMEVKAVIRPNKLAALRTALIETPGFPGMTVTKVEGCSAPNRTGKSNIKEELTDYSAKVKIEIVCNDEVAELFMDRIVTVCQTGQIGDGVVWCTQVPKAFFIAKTTP is encoded by the coding sequence ATGATGGAAGTAAAGGCGGTTATTCGCCCCAATAAATTAGCGGCACTCAGAACAGCCCTCATAGAAACTCCGGGCTTTCCAGGCATGACAGTCACCAAGGTCGAGGGTTGTAGCGCCCCTAATCGAACGGGCAAGTCAAATATCAAGGAAGAGTTGACTGACTACTCAGCTAAAGTAAAAATTGAAATTGTCTGTAATGATGAAGTTGCTGAGTTATTTATGGATCGAATTGTCACAGTGTGTCAGACGGGTCAAATTGGTGATGGGGTAGTCTGGTGTACGCAGGTTCCTAAAGCATTCTTTATCGCCAAAACCACCCCTTAA
- a CDS encoding VOC family protein codes for MKNIIDRIDHIVLTVTDIELTTQWYEKALGFEREFFTGPEGQPRYSLRFGQLKINLQDKNTQTPTKARVPTIGSGDFCLISAIPLDDFIAHLSKQGVPIDVGPVPRRGALGPIRSVYLRDPDQNLVEVAEYV; via the coding sequence TTGAAAAATATTATTGATCGCATTGACCATATTGTTTTAACCGTGACCGATATTGAGCTCACAACCCAGTGGTATGAAAAAGCCTTAGGTTTTGAGCGAGAGTTTTTTACAGGGCCAGAGGGTCAGCCTCGTTATTCATTGCGATTTGGTCAACTCAAGATCAATCTTCAAGATAAAAATACCCAAACGCCTACCAAGGCAAGAGTGCCGACTATTGGTTCTGGGGACTTTTGCTTAATATCGGCGATTCCCTTAGATGACTTCATTGCCCATCTTTCAAAACAGGGTGTGCCGATTGATGTGGGCCCTGTACCGAGACGGGGTGCGCTAGGACCGATTCGTTCCGTGTATTTGCGTGACCCAGACCAGAATTTAGTAGAAGTAGCTGAATACGTCTAA